Proteins encoded together in one Undibacterium sp. CCC3.4 window:
- a CDS encoding branched-chain amino acid ABC transporter substrate-binding protein: MAFKLSMVSLAIASTVISFAAAAQEVQVKIGHAGPISGGIAHIGKDNENGVRMAVEQLNAKGVMIGGKKARFSLLAEDDAGDPKQATSVAQKLVDAKVSGVIGHVTSGASIPASRIYNHAGIPEISAGTSHPKYTLQGFPVTFRVTANDGQLGAAVGRYAVEVSKAKKIAVIDDKTAYGQGLANEFIKSAKAAGGDVVVREHTTDKATDFAAVLTSVKAKKPDMIFFAGLESTAGPMLRQMKALGMNTKFMGGDAICTPNLPKFAGDSMADEQVVCASAGGVPAEQKPAYDQWRADYKKRFGIETQLYAGQAYDATMTMVQAMQDAGSSEPAKYLPFLKKIHYRGISGDISFDNNGDLNHAPITLYTYRGGKIEALSVTK; the protein is encoded by the coding sequence ATGGCATTCAAATTAAGCATGGTCTCGCTGGCGATTGCCAGCACAGTTATCAGTTTTGCAGCGGCAGCACAGGAAGTACAGGTCAAGATTGGCCATGCTGGGCCAATTTCTGGCGGCATCGCACATATTGGAAAAGATAATGAAAACGGCGTCAGAATGGCGGTTGAACAGCTCAATGCCAAGGGCGTCATGATCGGCGGTAAGAAAGCCCGTTTCAGCCTCTTGGCAGAAGACGATGCCGGCGACCCCAAGCAAGCCACTTCGGTAGCGCAGAAACTGGTCGATGCCAAAGTCAGCGGCGTGATCGGCCACGTAACTTCCGGCGCCAGCATTCCAGCCTCACGCATTTACAATCACGCCGGCATTCCGGAGATCAGCGCCGGCACTTCGCACCCGAAATACACCTTGCAAGGCTTTCCGGTAACGTTTCGCGTCACAGCCAACGATGGCCAACTCGGCGCGGCAGTCGGGCGCTATGCGGTAGAGGTTAGCAAGGCCAAAAAGATTGCCGTCATCGATGATAAAACCGCCTACGGCCAGGGTTTGGCAAACGAATTCATCAAGAGTGCCAAAGCAGCTGGCGGCGACGTGGTGGTGCGTGAACATACCACCGACAAGGCCACCGATTTTGCCGCGGTACTCACCTCGGTCAAAGCTAAAAAACCCGATATGATTTTCTTTGCCGGTTTGGAAAGCACGGCCGGGCCTATGCTGCGTCAAATGAAAGCCTTGGGCATGAATACCAAGTTCATGGGTGGCGACGCTATTTGTACACCTAACTTGCCCAAGTTTGCCGGCGATAGCATGGCCGACGAACAAGTCGTCTGCGCCTCGGCCGGCGGCGTGCCTGCTGAGCAAAAGCCAGCCTATGATCAATGGCGTGCCGATTACAAGAAAAGATTTGGTATAGAGACGCAACTTTACGCTGGACAAGCTTACGATGCCACCATGACCATGGTTCAAGCCATGCAAGATGCCGGCTCATCCGAACCGGCCAAGTACTTGCCATTCTTAAAGAAAATCCATTATCGCGGCATCAGCGGCGATATCAGTTTCGATAACAATGGCGATCTCAACCATGCCCCTATCACCTTGTACACTTACCGAGGTGGGAAGATCGAAGCGCTGAGCGTGACTAAATAA
- a CDS encoding bifunctional acetate--CoA ligase family protein/GNAT family N-acetyltransferase, with protein MDKHYLSALFAPRSLVVFAGTGEAEQTPLARVLSAHLAADKFAGQVSFLDIGMSGTHSDLVAARADLVLIALPDEQLCTALDFAGRLQCKAVLIISHGVAATMRTTLHQIASQHGIFLLGPNSMGFQIPKNQLNASTLGRLAKPGGIAVLSQSGALASSILDWAAKGGIGFSAVISLGPDSAVDLADALDYLAQDRHTQSIVVYLEGIRNARRFMSALRAAANAKPVIILKANHSGVDADSFDAIFDTALQRAGAVRVRSLVQLFAATKCLSARHLPIGRRLAIISNGGGPAVLALDAAHALGLQPVALAAAAAQALAAQLSPLAQLSNILDLGHAADAGQFRAALEACAHSNEIDGILVILSPTPGTDDSLIAHALAEHYATLGKPLLTCWMGDEQVAQARTILHRAAIPSFRTPEAAVDAFHHISRFHQNQQLLRQVPAPLSQLAKPDLEGARILIESVLAERRRVLTEMESKALLSAFHIPVTKTILARSANEAMLVANQLAYPVALKIDAPDISHKSEVQGVALNILNGAGVRDTWQTMMATVSRLRPEARINGVTVQNMSGKPLGRELYIGMLSDPLFGPVIAFGAGGVMSDLIADRALELPPLNQFLAQGLIARARAAAMLGPWHGAAAVQREALEQILLRVSEMVCALPQLRELDINPVIVDHDGALVVDARIVVDHAPAEPGNYQHLAISPYPSDRETEWPLRDGSRYIVRPLHPHDADMLQALVRGLSEESRYFRFVSSMRELSERMLAQFTLIDYDREMALVAIYPQRSVDEHGRISESECIIGVSRYVTNPDKSSCEFSLLIADQFSGQGLGSRMMMSIIDVARSRGLSQIEGLVLSNNSGMLKLMRSLGFRVGVYEEDRDFKLCVKTL; from the coding sequence ATGGATAAGCATTATCTTTCGGCGCTGTTCGCGCCGCGTTCGCTGGTGGTCTTTGCCGGCACTGGCGAGGCCGAACAAACACCGTTGGCGCGGGTACTGAGCGCCCATCTGGCGGCCGACAAATTTGCCGGTCAAGTCAGTTTTCTTGACATTGGCATGAGCGGCACCCACAGCGATTTAGTGGCGGCACGCGCCGATCTGGTACTCATCGCCCTGCCCGATGAACAATTATGCACGGCACTCGATTTTGCCGGACGTTTGCAATGTAAAGCCGTACTGATCATTTCACACGGCGTAGCGGCGACAATGCGCACGACGCTGCATCAAATCGCCAGTCAGCATGGAATTTTTCTGCTCGGTCCCAACAGCATGGGTTTTCAGATTCCGAAAAACCAACTCAATGCCAGCACCCTCGGTCGCCTCGCCAAACCCGGCGGCATCGCCGTGCTGTCGCAATCGGGCGCATTGGCGAGTTCGATACTCGACTGGGCCGCCAAGGGCGGCATTGGTTTTTCTGCCGTCATTTCACTCGGCCCCGACAGCGCGGTCGATTTGGCCGATGCCCTCGATTATCTGGCACAAGACCGGCATACTCAGAGCATCGTGGTCTATCTCGAAGGCATACGCAATGCGCGTCGCTTCATGAGTGCCTTGCGTGCCGCCGCCAATGCGAAACCGGTCATCATCCTCAAAGCCAACCACAGCGGTGTCGATGCCGACAGTTTCGATGCCATTTTCGATACCGCTTTACAACGTGCCGGTGCGGTGCGGGTACGCTCGTTAGTACAATTATTCGCCGCCACCAAGTGTCTGTCGGCACGCCATCTGCCGATTGGACGGCGCTTGGCCATCATTTCCAATGGCGGCGGGCCGGCCGTGCTGGCACTCGATGCCGCGCACGCACTGGGTCTGCAACCGGTCGCCTTGGCGGCAGCAGCAGCACAAGCCTTGGCCGCGCAGCTTTCGCCGCTGGCCCAATTGAGTAACATCCTCGACCTCGGCCATGCCGCCGATGCCGGGCAATTTCGCGCCGCCCTCGAAGCCTGTGCCCACAGTAATGAAATCGATGGCATTTTAGTGATCCTTTCCCCCACCCCCGGAACTGATGACAGCTTGATCGCCCATGCCTTGGCCGAGCACTATGCCACACTTGGCAAGCCGCTGCTGACGTGCTGGATGGGCGATGAACAAGTCGCCCAAGCACGCACGATTCTGCATCGCGCGGCAATTCCGAGTTTTCGCACGCCGGAAGCAGCGGTCGACGCCTTCCATCATATTTCGCGCTTCCATCAAAATCAGCAATTGCTGCGCCAAGTCCCCGCACCCTTATCGCAATTGGCGAAACCCGATCTCGAAGGCGCACGCATACTGATAGAAAGCGTGCTGGCCGAACGACGGCGCGTGCTGACCGAGATGGAGTCGAAAGCCTTGCTGTCGGCATTCCATATTCCCGTCACCAAAACGATCTTGGCGCGCTCGGCCAATGAAGCCATGTTAGTCGCCAATCAGCTCGCTTATCCGGTAGCCTTGAAGATCGATGCGCCCGATATAAGCCACAAATCGGAAGTACAAGGGGTAGCCTTGAATATTCTCAATGGTGCCGGCGTACGCGATACCTGGCAAACCATGATGGCGACCGTCAGCCGATTGCGTCCCGAAGCCCGCATCAATGGCGTGACGGTACAAAATATGTCGGGCAAGCCGCTCGGTCGCGAACTCTATATCGGCATGCTCAGCGATCCCTTGTTCGGTCCGGTGATCGCTTTCGGTGCCGGCGGGGTGATGAGTGATTTGATCGCCGACCGCGCACTCGAACTGCCACCGTTAAACCAATTCTTGGCACAAGGTTTGATCGCACGCGCACGCGCCGCCGCCATGCTCGGTCCTTGGCACGGTGCGGCGGCGGTGCAGCGCGAAGCGCTCGAGCAAATTTTATTGCGGGTGTCGGAAATGGTGTGCGCGCTGCCGCAGTTACGCGAGCTCGATATCAATCCGGTCATCGTCGATCACGATGGGGCCTTGGTGGTCGATGCCCGCATCGTGGTTGACCATGCGCCGGCCGAACCGGGCAATTATCAGCATCTGGCGATTTCGCCGTATCCATCCGACCGCGAAACCGAATGGCCGCTGCGCGACGGCAGCCGTTATATTGTGCGTCCGTTGCATCCGCACGACGCCGATATGCTGCAAGCGCTGGTGCGCGGTTTGTCGGAGGAGAGCCGGTATTTTCGCTTCGTCTCATCGATGCGCGAATTATCCGAGCGCATGCTGGCGCAATTCACGCTGATCGATTACGACCGTGAAATGGCGCTGGTGGCGATTTACCCACAGCGCAGCGTCGATGAACATGGACGCATCAGCGAAAGCGAGTGCATCATTGGGGTATCGCGCTATGTTACCAACCCGGACAAGAGCAGTTGTGAATTTTCCCTGCTGATTGCCGACCAATTCAGCGGCCAAGGGCTGGGCTCACGCATGATGATGTCCATCATTGATGTCGCGCGCAGCCGTGGTTTGAGTCAGATCGAAGGTTTGGTATTGAGTAATAACAGCGGCATGCTCAAGCTCATGCGCAGCCTCGGCTTTCGCGTCGGCGTGTATGAAGAAGATCGTGACTTCAAGCTCTGCGTGAAAACTTTGTAG
- a CDS encoding alpha/beta fold hydrolase: MFTMFAMLKNSWENLVARVFRHAIAARCRRAGLRQQTMPMPYGSVAYLDNAAAGTAIVLLHDAGADKNSWLACAARFGRGQRLLILDLPGHGDSGADLELEYDVHSQTERVLEFIEQLSLSQVHLIGNGLGSAIALRLAHWRPQLCVSLILINVGGLPGPASVLTTVLGTSGKDPLMDIGSLDDFKLLLELSMYRVPYLPRPLLHLLARQKIARHAIDLKIAADLRRDLDQSAVLAQLHLPTLIIWGADDKISHVDGAALLHARISGSALLIVPECGHLPMLEQAAVVAARCTRFLAAFNAA, translated from the coding sequence ATGTTCACGATGTTTGCGATGTTGAAAAACAGCTGGGAAAACCTGGTGGCGCGAGTGTTTCGACACGCCATCGCGGCGCGCTGCCGGCGCGCCGGTTTGCGGCAACAGACGATGCCGATGCCTTACGGTAGCGTGGCCTACCTCGATAATGCTGCCGCCGGCACGGCCATCGTGCTGTTGCATGATGCCGGTGCCGATAAAAACAGTTGGCTGGCTTGCGCGGCGCGGTTCGGGCGCGGGCAGCGCTTGCTGATACTCGATTTGCCCGGCCATGGTGACAGTGGCGCCGATCTGGAACTCGAATACGATGTGCATAGCCAAACTGAGCGCGTGCTCGAATTCATCGAGCAATTATCCTTATCTCAAGTGCATTTGATCGGCAACGGACTGGGATCCGCGATTGCCCTGCGTTTGGCGCATTGGCGGCCACAACTATGCGTCTCGCTGATCCTTATCAACGTCGGCGGCCTGCCTGGTCCGGCTTCTGTTCTGACGACAGTGCTCGGCACGAGTGGCAAAGACCCACTGATGGATATCGGCAGCCTCGATGATTTCAAACTCTTGCTGGAACTGAGCATGTACCGTGTGCCCTACCTGCCGCGGCCCTTGCTGCACTTATTGGCGCGGCAAAAAATAGCACGCCATGCCATCGATCTGAAAATCGCCGCCGATCTGCGACGTGATCTTGACCAAAGCGCCGTACTGGCGCAATTACATCTGCCAACCCTGATCATCTGGGGTGCCGATGACAAAATCAGCCATGTCGATGGCGCGGCCTTGCTGCATGCGCGTATCAGCGGCAGCGCGCTGCTGATTGTGCCTGAGTGCGGCCATTTACCCATGCTTGAGCAGGCTGCCGTCGTGGCAGCGCGCTGCACGCGCTTTCTCGCTGCGTTCAATGCAGCTTGA
- a CDS encoding YqcI/YcgG family protein, whose translation MRYYAKAEIDTSFAGRWEMQAYTEFAHILNDNARPFPCTLGIAGWHNDQLRYAFIDHAPLVEQGGNEAALQELAASLQSYLPNARLFGKNTSLVVFFNETRDQGVPHYEQCFWNLLNGVHRLDSRPWPTDIATNPSDSSWEFSFAGQAMFVVCNTPSHRRRHSRYHPYFMLSFQPRWVFEDVIGPTAANAQKVRSEIRKRLHEFDEVAITAFLGSFGAAENREWHQYFLRDDNSAPLRCPFKHAAAAPRAVLFQQTGHYAIETVIRELLPPTGSVEVQFDTPNREHAWHSHATDETLHVIEGSMQFATIEQVFVCQPGDRILLPAQTIHRSVAGPAGCLYVIATRMLRHHLIN comes from the coding sequence ATGAGATATTATGCCAAAGCCGAAATTGACACCAGCTTCGCGGGACGCTGGGAAATGCAAGCTTACACGGAGTTCGCCCATATTCTGAACGACAATGCTCGACCGTTCCCGTGCACGCTTGGCATTGCCGGCTGGCATAACGATCAGTTGCGCTACGCTTTCATCGACCACGCGCCGCTGGTAGAGCAGGGTGGCAACGAAGCGGCGCTGCAGGAGCTGGCCGCCTCACTGCAGAGTTACCTGCCGAATGCCCGACTATTCGGTAAAAACACGTCCTTGGTAGTATTTTTCAATGAAACCCGCGATCAGGGCGTGCCGCACTACGAACAGTGTTTTTGGAATTTGCTCAATGGCGTGCACCGCCTCGACAGTCGGCCGTGGCCAACTGACATCGCCACCAATCCCAGCGACAGCAGCTGGGAATTTTCTTTTGCAGGGCAAGCAATGTTCGTTGTTTGCAACACGCCTTCGCATCGTCGCAGACACAGTCGCTACCATCCTTATTTCATGCTGAGCTTTCAACCGCGCTGGGTGTTCGAGGATGTAATCGGTCCGACGGCAGCGAATGCGCAAAAAGTGAGAAGTGAAATCAGGAAGCGTCTGCATGAGTTTGATGAGGTCGCCATCACAGCTTTCCTCGGCAGCTTTGGCGCAGCAGAGAACCGCGAGTGGCACCAGTACTTTCTGCGCGACGACAACAGCGCGCCGCTACGTTGCCCATTCAAACATGCCGCCGCCGCGCCGCGCGCCGTCTTGTTCCAGCAAACCGGCCACTACGCCATCGAAACAGTGATACGCGAACTCTTACCGCCGACCGGTTCGGTCGAAGTGCAATTCGATACGCCGAACCGCGAACACGCCTGGCACAGCCATGCTACCGATGAAACCTTACATGTCATCGAAGGCAGCATGCAATTTGCCACCATCGAGCAGGTATTTGTGTGTCAGCCCGGCGATCGCATCTTGCTGCCGGCACAGACGATCCACCGTTCCGTGGCCGGACCGGCAGGGTGCTTATATGTCATCGCCACACGCATGCTCAGGCATCACCTGATAAATTAA
- a CDS encoding sigma-54 dependent transcriptional regulator: MSEILTVLIVEDDPDVALGCAQALQLEGIAVDCVTSAEQARRRLGRDFCGIVVSDIRLPKLDGMSFLREILQIDPELPVVLITGHGDISMAVQAMKDGAHDFIQKPFAPEYLVEVVRRALEKRRLVLEVRTLRRQLAQRDQLESQMLGRAPSMQKIRTMVSCLADSAADVLIHGETGTGKELVARCLHEASSRSQGNFVAINCGGLPETLFDSEIFGHEAGAYTGAAKKRIGKIEHASGGTLFLDEIESMPLAMQIKLLRVLQERKLERLGSNTLIPIDCRVIAATKTDLVELSARGGFRSDLYYRLSVATVDLPPLRERREDIPLLFEHFLLLGTARHQRALPATTPERIRQLLGYAWPGNIRELRNVADRCVLGIESGSPPFGQPPINGPTALAETVEAFERALIVDALHRHGSLARTAEALGVAKTTLHDKIKKYGLDGA; this comes from the coding sequence ATGAGTGAAATTCTGACGGTACTGATCGTCGAAGACGACCCCGACGTCGCGCTCGGTTGCGCGCAAGCCTTGCAACTCGAAGGTATCGCCGTTGACTGCGTCACCAGCGCCGAACAGGCACGCCGCCGGCTTGGCCGTGATTTTTGCGGCATCGTGGTCAGTGATATTCGGCTGCCGAAATTGGATGGCATGAGCTTTCTGCGTGAAATATTACAGATCGACCCGGAATTGCCGGTAGTGCTGATCACTGGTCATGGTGATATTTCTATGGCGGTACAGGCGATGAAAGATGGCGCGCACGATTTTATTCAAAAACCGTTCGCGCCTGAATACTTGGTTGAAGTGGTGCGCCGAGCGCTGGAAAAACGCCGGCTCGTGCTGGAAGTGCGCACGCTGCGACGCCAGTTGGCGCAACGCGATCAGCTCGAAAGCCAAATGCTGGGCCGCGCACCGAGCATGCAAAAAATTCGCACGATGGTCAGCTGCCTGGCCGACAGTGCCGCAGACGTATTGATTCATGGTGAAACCGGTACTGGCAAGGAATTGGTTGCGCGCTGCTTGCATGAAGCCAGTTCGCGTAGCCAAGGCAATTTTGTGGCGATCAATTGCGGCGGTTTGCCGGAAACTTTGTTTGACAGTGAAATTTTTGGGCATGAAGCCGGTGCCTATACCGGTGCCGCAAAAAAACGCATAGGCAAAATTGAACATGCCAGCGGCGGTACGCTGTTCCTCGACGAAATCGAGAGCATGCCGCTGGCGATGCAAATCAAGCTGCTGCGTGTATTACAAGAACGCAAGCTCGAGCGCCTCGGCTCCAACACCTTGATTCCTATCGACTGCCGCGTCATCGCCGCAACCAAAACCGATTTGGTCGAGCTATCGGCCAGGGGTGGCTTTCGCAGCGATCTGTATTATCGGCTCAGCGTCGCTACCGTCGATCTGCCACCACTACGCGAGCGGCGTGAAGATATCCCTCTGCTGTTCGAACATTTTTTACTGCTCGGCACGGCTCGCCATCAACGCGCACTGCCGGCCACCACGCCCGAGCGGATTCGCCAATTGCTCGGCTACGCGTGGCCCGGGAATATCCGCGAGCTGCGCAATGTTGCCGACCGCTGCGTGCTGGGCATAGAAAGTGGTTCACCACCGTTTGGGCAGCCGCCGATCAACGGCCCGACAGCGCTGGCCGAAACGGTGGAAGCCTTTGAACGCGCCTTGATCGTCGATGCCCTGCATCGCCACGGTAGCTTGGCGCGCACGGCCGAAGCGCTCGGTGTTGCCAAGACGACGCTGCATGACAAGATCAAAAAATATGGGCTCGACGGCGCTTAG
- a CDS encoding histone deacetylase family protein translates to MFAAYITHSDCQKHDMGDQHPESPQRLGAINDQLLISGLLDHMQCYDAPLVSAEQLLRAHDAAYLEQFAMSGANVPEDAYTRIDPDTRINPYSYRAAQRAAGAAVLATDLVLSGQARVAFCNVRPPGHHAERAAAGGFCFFNNVAIAIRHAQAVYGIARIALVDFDVHHGNGSEDILHGDMGVLMCSSFEKDIYPFSGAIPRGPNMLNIGLPARSGGAVFRAAVSSHWLPALEEFAPQIVFISAGFDGHKEDDMGNLGLVEADFAWITRQLVELAARHAGGRIVSCLEGGYELSPLARSVAAHVRVLIGAD, encoded by the coding sequence ATGTTCGCCGCCTATATTACTCACAGCGATTGCCAAAAGCATGACATGGGCGATCAGCACCCGGAAAGTCCGCAACGACTCGGTGCCATCAACGATCAATTACTCATCAGCGGTTTGCTCGACCATATGCAGTGCTACGATGCGCCGCTGGTCAGCGCAGAGCAATTACTGCGCGCACATGACGCTGCCTATCTGGAGCAATTCGCCATGTCAGGTGCGAATGTGCCCGAAGATGCGTATACGCGCATCGACCCCGATACCCGTATCAACCCCTACTCGTATCGCGCCGCGCAGCGTGCTGCCGGTGCGGCGGTGCTGGCGACCGACCTGGTGCTCAGTGGTCAGGCGCGCGTGGCATTTTGCAATGTGCGTCCGCCCGGCCACCATGCCGAGCGCGCTGCCGCCGGTGGATTTTGTTTTTTTAACAATGTTGCCATCGCCATCCGCCATGCCCAAGCCGTGTACGGCATAGCCAGAATAGCCTTGGTCGATTTCGACGTCCATCATGGCAATGGCAGTGAAGATATTCTGCATGGCGATATGGGCGTGTTGATGTGCTCAAGCTTTGAAAAGGATATTTACCCGTTCAGCGGCGCTATTCCTCGTGGGCCGAATATGCTTAATATCGGCTTGCCGGCGCGTTCCGGTGGTGCGGTGTTTCGCGCGGCCGTCAGCAGCCATTGGCTGCCGGCATTGGAGGAATTTGCGCCGCAAATCGTGTTTATTTCGGCCGGCTTCGATGGCCACAAAGAAGATGACATGGGTAATCTAGGTTTGGTGGAAGCCGATTTCGCCTGGATCACGCGGCAATTGGTCGAACTGGCGGCACGCCACGCCGGCGGTCGCATCGTCTCTTGTCTGGAAGGCGGTTACGAACTCTCGCCCTTGGCGCGCAGCGTGGCCGCCCATGTACGGGTGTTAATCGGCGCGGACTGA